In Mangifera indica cultivar Alphonso unplaced genomic scaffold, CATAS_Mindica_2.1 Un_0026, whole genome shotgun sequence, the sequence AAACATAcatcattttgtaaaaataaataaataaataaattttatgtaaaataatttttttatctttttactaGAAGAAATTCACTAACAAAAACAGATGACGCGTGAGAATCTGGCTTTTTGAAGGGTGGAAAATTGTCATTgtaacaaaccttgggtggaaaatagacTGTTGGCCTAACGTAAATCAAAACCATTCAAATTCCTAATATTTGCTAGGTAGGAAATCAGTATCATCTTCTCCCAGAATGCATGTGACATAACTTATAAGATGAAAATGAGTGAAGGGCATTGCTTGGACCACTAGTTAAGTTTCTGAAATACTACAGCCTCTTGGAATTTAAATAGGCTTGTCAAATAGCCATTTTGGGCTGGGCTATTTTGGCCCATTTGGTCTTAGTCATTGGACTAAAATCAATAAGAGTATATGTACAGACAATGAAcacaaatttgtatataaataatgacatattattatgtaattgagtggttttgaattagagataaaacaacatctaatcatataataatagattATCATTAGTATACAAATTTATGTTCATTGTTTGTGTACATAATGCtacttttgaaattaattcatcAGGCTTACAAAGCAAAAGCACACAAACAACAATTAACTGTTTTCTATTTGCATCTAACTTATGATTCATTCCAATTGTTCAACTACacataaaaagatttattctaaAAGCATTTTGTATAATGTAAATAAGTTCTCAACCAAAGATCTATCCCGTCACAACTACCTCATCACCACTTGAGATTAACCTAAGGCTACCTCTCAAACATTTAGAGTTTCCTAACCTGATTTCTATCATTTACCACTCGCAAAATTCTCTTTCCTATACAAGCTGTTAGTAGAGCTGATGCTTCCACAAGTAGTAGCAACAAGGCACCCTGCAGCTACTGAAAGTTGAATTGCAGAAAAACCTACGGCTCCTCCACTGCCTATAACTAACAACCTTTGCCTggggagaaaagaaaaggattcaataacaagaaatatatgaaataaagaaaaaaaatataaagaatatacCTTAAGCGTATAGGAACCTTAAAAATGgggtatttttatattaaaaaactaacagCCTTGATATCCAACACATAGATGAAATGAAACAATCCATTCATATATCCATGATAATAAAGACTTGTATGAAGTGTGCACCATACAACAATTAGATAGATCCTGAAAAGTTGCTAACTTGTTTTATCATAAACAGCCCTGAAAAGTTTATGAATGACCACTAAGGGTTTGAGATATTTCACAATGAAAAAGGGCATAGATTGGAAGAGAACCATTAATCACAAAAGGACCAAAAACACAAGGGAAAGGAAAAAgggatttataaaataattgataagcCAAACAAATTTCAGTTGACATGCCGACAAAAGTTAGAACTTAAACTTCCCAACACAGAGAAAACTATAACTTTTTATTCTACTTCATTATAGTACTTagatattaacaaaacaaaaggaaagaatttatcagagaaaaaaaaatgtgtctCAGCAAAATCAGCATACCCCTCTGTTATCCTAGCAGTGCCTCTTAAAGCACGCCATGCGGTCAACGCAGCAAAAGGAATTGCACTTGCTTCCTATAGGAGCATGAAACTATTTAAACTCATGTTTTGTAGTCAAAAGGAATTTAACAGGAAGGCGTAAGTAAAATTGTGAATCACTCAACTAACCAGAAGAAAAAATAGGATTTAGGGTGAATAAAGCCAAtactaatttatgaaaaattaaaaccacATGTAATATGTTTTCAGTTATATATtacaaaagaaaagagaaagaaattctCACTACATGGGTAATTGATACAGGTTTTAGAGTGAGTTCATCCTCTGAAAGAACTGCATAGTCGGCATAAGTACCTCTTACAGCAGTTGATGCAATGCACCAAAAACTTCTTGTCCTAAACTTAGAGACCGTACCGAGGATCCAGTTGCTGCTACTTCACCACTAACATCACGACCCAAAATGAGTGGTAGAAGAGGTTTGAATAGGGAACGACCATAGCCTGACAGCATCTAAAAGCGCAAATCTCAGAACATTCAATATATTATGATTCCAGTACTTCACTATATGTGTCTAGCATAGataatctttatctttttattaattccaaggGTGTCCTAGATTTGCCACTGAATTATTCTGAAACTTAAAAGTGATGGCTATTTCTGATAATGTTCTTGTGATATTCATCCAAAAAATTGAACTCAGTATATGCTTTCTCAATGGTAATTACATAATAGATTTTGAACTCACTGCAAGCCAGAAAACACCTTCTTCACTAAGTTAAAATGGCCAAGTTTAGAACACACAGCAAATATGGTCATGGAACAAGCACATGTACAAGTGAAGAAGACAAAGATAAGCACTtcagttatatttataaaaagcaCATAAAACCTTTGGTTGATAGCGTACTATTACGTTATTTTGTCGACAAGAGAACACTTAAAAATTCACTGGttgaataatgaaaatattcaaatgaaaaaagaaaaagaaaaaaccctcATAAGCCTGAACAACCTGTGAAGAATAAAGCTAATATATGTAATTGCAGTTTATAGTTATCTTGAAAGCAACACCAATACCGGCAAGCTTCAAATCAAAGCAGCTTTCCCAGAAAGTGACTTTTTTCTTCAGGTTCAAGTTAATGGTAGATCTTTTAAAGCGGACTAAATCCTATGACcatctctctctccctttctcaTTCATAAATGAAGCCCTTCCAAGCTTCTATCTTGTACTGGGAATAAAGAtacaaatgataaaattgatattcaaagaagaatataaaaaacaagaaaatagaGAATTTGCGAATTTAGATAAGCAAATTTATTGGCGGGATTTGAGTAAATCTCTCACAACAACTGGGCAGTAAACTTTAAAGTTGATCTAGCAACAGCTGCTCAGGCAATTCAAGATAATGGGTACTAATTAATTTTCACACCTTCCCTTGGTACATGCAGCCTCACACAAAAATACCAAAACACCATTTTGTGCAGAATATACACTGAGGTCAAGAATCACAGCGATTCAATTACCAGATGATATagtttaatcaacattaaaaatttctttcaaatgAGATACAACCTCTTTTGCATTAAGTTTGTCGTAGTCAGCAGAAGTGcaatttgagattaaaaaaacacTTGATAGTTTGATATAGGTAATACACTTAGGGGCGTTAA encodes:
- the LOC123206150 gene encoding LOW QUALITY PROTEIN: reticulon-4-interacting protein 1, mitochondrial-like (The sequence of the model RefSeq protein was modified relative to this genomic sequence to represent the inferred CDS: inserted 1 base in 1 codon), whose product is MSFQNVRSMVTRCRAVVLPRFGGPDVLDLRPDVEVPDLKPNEVLVRTRAVSINPLDTKMLSGYGRSLFKPLLPLILGRDVSGEVAATGSSVRSLSLGQEVFGALHXTAVRGTYADYAVLSEDELTLKPVSITHVEASAIPFAALTAWRALRGTARITEGQRLLVIGSGGAVGFSAIQLSVAAGCLVATTCGSISSTNSLYRKENFASGK